One genomic segment of Sminthopsis crassicaudata isolate SCR6 chromosome 2, ASM4859323v1, whole genome shotgun sequence includes these proteins:
- the LOC141552644 gene encoding olfactory receptor 1N1-like, with amino-acid sequence MGHGNQTSVSEFLLRGLSQRPEQQHLFFGLFLCMYLVTMAGNVLIFLAIISEARLHTPMYFFLASLSFADIGLSSSIVLKMLHNLYTQSHTISYTGCLTQLYFFLSFGDMDSFLLAVMAYDRYMAICHPLHYTTAMRPQFCILLVSVCWVITNFHALLHTLLMAKLSFCVVGEISHFFCDISPLLKVSCSSTYINELMVFVAGGPVMIVPFLCTLISYICIVSAILRMPSSGGGRRKAFSTCGSHLSVVCMFYGTIFSVYLCPSSTFPKKDIIASVVYTVVTPMLNPFIYSLRNQDMKMALGSLLRGKTFTFLSH; translated from the coding sequence ATGGGACATGGGAATCAGACCAGTGTCTCTGAGTTTCTTCTCCGGGGGCTCTCCCAGCGGCCAGAACAACAACACCTTTTCTTTGGACTGTTTTTGTGCATGTATCTGGTCACCATGGCAGGGAATGTGCTCATCTTCCTTGCCATCATCTCTGAAGCTCGCCTCCACACTCCCATGTATTTCTTCCTGGCAAGTCTCTCCTTTGCTGACATTGGTCTGTCCTCCAGTATTGTCTTGAAGATGCTCCATAATCTCTATACTCAGAGTCACACCATTTCCTATACAGGATGCCTGACCCaactctatttctttctgtcatttGGAGATATGGACAGCTTTCTGCTTGCTGTGATGGCATATGATCGCTACATGGCCATTTGTCACCCACTGCATTATACCACAGCCATGAGACCCCAATTTTGTATCCTTCTGGTGAGTGTGTGCTGGGTGATCACTAATTTCCATGCTCTGTTACACACTTTGCTTATGGCAAAACTGTCCTTCTGTGTGGTGGGGGAAATATCCCACTTTTTTTGTGACATCAGTCCCTTGTTAAAAGTGTCCTGCTCTTCCACctatataaatgaattaatggTTTTTGTTGCAGGTGGTCCTGTTATGATAGTTCCCTTCCTATGCACTCTGATCTCTTATATTTGCATTGTCTCTGCTATCCTCAGGATGCCATCCTCAGGGGGTGGCAGGAGAAAGGCTTTCTCAACTTGTGGCTCTCATCTGTCTGTGGTCTGTATGTTTTATGGTACAATTTTCAGTGTGTATCTCTGTCCTTCCTCTACTTTTCCCAAGAAAGATATTATAGCCTCTGTAGTATACACAGTAGTAACTCCAATGCTTAACCCTTTCATCTATAGCCTGAGAAATCAAGACATGAAGATGGCCCTAGGGAGTCTCCTCAGAGGCAAGACATTTACCTTTCTGTCACATTGA
- the LOC141552645 gene encoding olfactory receptor 1f45-like, which yields MLLKNILTSLNIQHLGRLAVGLSLNPSLHLPTLRYNNNITAGNQTSTSNFLLLAFSNHQELLFPLFLVLYLAALLGNVLILVAVGSDSRLQTPMYVLLVNLSLADLCFTSATVPRLLYALLTGDQTITHSACLSQVFFFLMAGNVDSYVLAAMAWDRYVAICKPLHYATVVTLPRCMVLLGAVWVGTALHSLLHTVLLARLTFCSNRGLPYFFCDLHPLLHLACSDTSLNYMMILVEGGSVIIVPAICIVASYVFIGAAVCQIKAPGGLRKAFSTCGSHLTVVILFYGTVVSVYLQPPRQVEDQEEPQDLVAIVMFSVVSPTLNPYIYSLQNREIKAALTKLYMGN from the coding sequence atgcttttaaaaaatatcttaacGAGCTTAAATATCCAGCATTTGGGTAGATTAGCTGTGGGACTGTCTCTCAATCCATCTCTTCATCTTCCCACTCTCAGATATAACAACAACATAACAGCAGGAAATCAGACCAGCACCTCTAACTTCCTACTCCTGGCTTTCTCCAATCACCAAGAACTCCTGTTCCCTCTGTTCCTGGTCCTATACCTGGCAGCCCTCCTGGGGAATGTGCTGATCCTTGTTGCTGTTGGCTCAGATTCACGCCTTCAAACACCCATGTATGTACTCTTGGTCAACCTGTCTCTGGCAGATCTGTGCTTCACCTCTGCTACAGTACCTAGGCTCCTCTATGCCCTGTTGACAGGAGACCAGACCATCACCCATTCAGCCTGTCTGTCCCAagtcttctttttcttgatgGCAGGCAATGTGGATAGCTATGTGTTAGCTGCCATGGCATGGGACCGATATGTAGCCATATGTAAACCATTGCACTATGCTACTGTGGTGACTCTGCCAAGATGTATGGTGCTCCTAGGGGCTGTGTGGGTGGGCACAGCCCTGCACTCACTTCTCCATACAGTTCTCCTTGCTCGTCTTACTTTCTGTAGCAATCGTGGTCTCCCATACTTCTTCTGTGATCTCCATCCTTTGCTACATCTTGCCTGCTCTGACACCTCCCTCAACTACATGATGATTTTAGTTGAGGGTGGCTCTGTAATCATTGTGCCTGCGATTTGTATTGTGGCTTCTTATGTCTTCATTGGAGCTGCTGTTTGTCAGATTAAAGCCCCTGGGGGTCTCCGCAAGGCATTTTCCACCTGTGGATCCCATCTAACTGTGGTCATACTTTTCTATGGAACTGTGGTGAGTGTCTACCTACAGCCTCCAAGGCAAGTTGAAGATCAAGAGGAACCCCAAGACCTTGTGGCTATAGTCATGTTCTCTGTAGTGTCTCCAACACTAAATCCTTACATCTATAGTTTGCAGAACCGAGAAATCAAAGCAGCCCTTACAAAGCTGTATATGGGTAATTAG